The sequence TGAAAATGCTTACCAAAAATTTAGCAACAGAATGGGCAAAACACAACATTCAGGTAAACGGAATCGGACCCGGATATTTTGCAACATCTCAAACAGAACCAATCAGAGTAGACGGTCATCCGTTTAACGATTTTATCATCAGCAGAACTCCAGAAGGAAGATGGGGAAATCCGGAAGATCTTGCAGGAACAGCTATTTTCTTAGCTTCTGACGCAAGCAAATTTATCAACGGACAAATTATTTACGTTGATGGAGGAATTTTGGCGACCATCGGGAAACCTGCTAATGAGTAACACAAGAATTTTACAGAAATGAAATCTTTTATTACAGATAACTTTTTATTACAAAATAAATACGCTGAAGAGCTATACTTCAATTTTGCTGAAAAACAGCCTATTATTGATTATCACAACCATTTAATTCCTAAAGATATTGCAGAAGATACAGTTTTCGAAAATATTTCAAAGGTTTGGATTGCAGGTGACCATTACAAATGGAGAGCGATGCGTACCATGGGGGTAAACGAAAAGTTTATCACAGGTGACGCTTCAGACAAAGAAAAGTTTGAAGCTTGGGCAAAAACTGTTCCTTATACTTTAAGAAACCCTTTGTATCACTGGACGCATTTAGAATTAAAGCGTTATTTCGGAATTGATGAATTGTTGAATGAAAACAATGCTTCAGAAATTTATGAAAATATCACTTCTCAGCTTCAGACTCCTGAAAAATCGACAAGAGGTTTGTTGAAAATGATGAATGTAGAATCTCTTTGTACAACGGAAGATCCGACTGATATTTTAAATTATCATCAGGATCTGGCGAAAAGCGATTTCTCCATTAAAGTAAGTACAGCTTTCCGTCCAGATAAAGCTATTCTTATTGAAAACCACAATTTCGCAGATTATATTTCTAAATTAGGCGAATCGGCAGGAATTGAAATCAATTCTTACCAGACTTTGTGCGATGCTTTAACAAAAAGAATCGAATATTTCCATGAAAACGGATGCAGATTGTGCGACCACGGATTGAACAATATTTCTTTCGAAGAAGCTTCAGATGCAGAAATAAGTGCTATTTTTAATGATAAAATTTCAGGAAAAGTAATTGCTGAAAAGCAGGTAAATCAGTTCAAAACCGCCATTTTGTTGTTTTTGGGCGAAACGTATCACAAATTTGGATGGGTTCAGCAGTTCCACTTGGGAGCTTTGAGAAACAATAATGAAAGAATGCACAGAATTTTGGGTCCTGATACAGGATGGGATTCTATTGGCGATTTCGTTCAGGCTGAAACTTTATCTAAATTATTAAACACTTTAGACGGAAAAGATAAACTCACCAAAACTATTCTATATAACTTAAATCCTGCCGACAACGAGATTTTCGCAACAATGATCGGAAATTTTAATGACGGCAGTATTAAAGGAAAAGTACAGTTCGGTTCAGGATGGTGGTTTTTGGATCAGAAAGACGGGATGATTAAGCAGATAAATGCCCTTTCAAACATGGGATTAATTAGCTGTTTCGTTGGAATGTTAACGGATTCAAGAAGTTTTCTTTCTTTCCCAAGACATGAATATTTCAGAAGAGTTCTTTGTAACTTATTCGGTGAAGAAATGAAAAACGGAGAATTGCCGGATGATATGGAACTGATTGGAAAAACTATTTCCGATATCTGTTATCATAATGCTAAAAATTATTTCGATTTTTAAATTCAAATAAAATTAAATCTCTCGCAGATTGAGCTGATTACGCAGATCATTTTTAAATCTGCAAAATTTGCTCAATCTGCGAGAAATAAAAAATATTTTTTAAACCATTAAGTAGAATTAAGAAGTTAAGTTCTTTTAAGCTTGAAATCTTAGATTTTATTAAGCAGACTATTTAAAGCCACGCTTGTCTTAACTATTCTAAACTCCTTAAATAAATCTTAATGGCTCAATATTTAATTAGAATTTTAAAAGATTAACATTAAAAAAATCTCTGATTTTTAACTTACGTGTTCTTTTTATTTTCAATAATTTAAACTTCAAATTACTTAAGTATCAAAATCTTTTGTGCCTTTTGTGGTTAAATAAAGAAGTTAATTAAAACTTATGGGCAAAATACTTACTTTCGGTGAAATCATCATGAGACTTTCACCCCCCGGAAACAAAACGATGAGACAGAGCCACGAAATGGAATTTTTCTTCGGCGGAACCGAGCTCAACGTAGCTTCTTCATTGGCAACAATGGGGTGCGAAGTAACGCACATCAGCAATGTTTCTGACGATTTTGTGGGAGAATCTGCATTGTCTTTCATCAAAAGTTTTGGGATCAATACATCTTTCATTAATAAAAATGAACATCCTTTGGGATTATATTTTCTTGAAGTTGGTTCATCGGTTCGTGCGAGCAGAATTGCTTACAACAGGTTGAACGGTTCTTTTGCCAACATCAAACCAGAACAGGTTGACTGGAAAAAAGCTTTAGAAGGTTGTAAATATTTTCACTGGACGGGCATCAGTCCCGGAATTTCAGAAGGTGCTTACGAAACTTTGAAAGAAGGTTTGTTGACGGCTCTTGAAATGGGAATTGAAGTGACTACAGATCCTGCTTACCGTTCCAATCTTTGGAAATATGGTAAAAACGGAAACGAAGTTTTAAAAGAATTAGTTTCTTACTCAACGATTTTCATCGGTGGAGTCAATGAAATTAATGAAATTCTTGCAACTCAATTTTCATCAGACCAACAAGGGTTTATGGAAGCTTGTGAAGAATTAAAAAAACAATGTCCTTCTATTCATAAAATTTTCGACAAAATAAGAATTGGGGTTACAGCAAGTTCTCAGCAAACGCAGGGGAGAGCTTTAGTCAATGGAAATTATTTTGAAACGGAACTTTTAGAAGTAAATCCTGTAGTTGATAGAATCGGAACGGGAGACGCTTTTGCAGCAGGTTTAATTTATGGATTATTAAATTTCGATGACGAAAAAGCATTGAAATTTGCCAACGCAGCTTGTGCTATAAAACACACTATTTTAGGCGATATCAATTATTGCAGCGCAGAAAATATTGAAGAAGTAATGAACGGAAATTCCGGAGGAAGAATTAAGAGATAGATCGTTGTTAGTTGATAGTTTATAACAACTTGCTTAAAATTAAAAACCTTTATTATCTTATTTAAGTGAAACGCCTTTGCGAACTTAAAAATATACATCAAGTTTTAAAAAGAAAATCTTTGCGCCCTTTGCATTAAAAACGAAAGTCTGGCAAATACAGCATACTAAAGGATGGATAAACCGCCATCAAAGATTATTTTCAAACAAAATAATTAAACAAAATGACAAAAATTCAATTAGTTACAAACACCATCATTAATCAGGGAGCTTTGCCTTTGTATTATAATGCTGATGAAACGGTAACTTTAGAAATATTGAGATCACTTTACAAAGCAGGAATTCGTGCGGTAGAATATACGAGTCGTGGAGAAGCTGCGTTGAGTAATTTCACAAAAATGGTAGAAGTTCGTAATGCAGAAATGCCTGAAATGCTTCTGGGAATCGGTACTATTAAGAATGTAAAGCAGGCCGAAGAATATTATAAAGCGGGTGCAGATTTCTTTATCAGTCCAGGTTTTGTGGCGGAAGTTGCAGCATTTTTAATTCCAAAAGTTTTGCTGTATAGCCCGGGTTGTATGACTCCGACAGAAATTATCGCAGCCGAAACTGCAGGCGTAACTTTTATTAAATTATTTCCCGGAAACGCGTTAGGTGCAGGATTTATGAGTGCAATTAAAGACGTGTTCCCAAATCTAAAATTTATGCCGACAGGTGGAGTAGATACCACAAAAGAAAGTATCGAAACCTGGTTTAAAGCTGGAGTTTCTGCTGTAGGAATGGGAAGCAAACTCGTAAGCAAAGAATTGATGCTTGCGAAAGACTATGCAACGATAGAAAGTGAAACTAAGAAAGTATTGGATATCATCCAAACTTTAAAATAATAACTAAATTCTAAAAACTAATATGAGTTCAGTTAAATCTCTTAAACCGACACAATACAGGTGGACAATATGTTTGCTGTTATTTCTTGCAACCACGATTAATTATTTGGATCGTCAGGTTTTATCATTGACGTGGAAAGATTTTATCGCACCGGAATTTCATTGGAATAACAACGATTACGGAAACATCACGGCATTATTTTCAATATTTTATGCTGTAGGAATGCTTTTCGCAGGAAAGTTTGTCGATTGGATGGATACCAAAAAAGGTTTCCTTTGGGCAATCGGAGTTTGGTCTATTGGTGCAGTATTACATGCATTCTGTGGAATTGCAACTTCAGGAATCCTTACCGGAAGCTGGTTTGTAGGTTTTTACGAATCTAAAGAAATCATCGGAAATGTAGGAAGCGTTTCTGCGGTAATCAGTACAAGTGTTACTTTATTCATTTTTGCACGTTTCGTTTTGGCAATTGGTGAAGCAGGGAATTTTCCGGCAGCGATTAAGACGACAGCAGAATATTTTCCTAAAAAAGACAGAGCATTTTCTACAAGTATCTGGAATGCAGGAGCAACGGTGGGAGCTTTGGCAGCACCGGTTACGATTCCCTTTATTGCAAAATCGATGGGTTGGGAATGGGCGTTTATCATCATCGGAGCTTTAGGTTTTGTTTGGATGGGACTGTGGGTATTTGTTTATAAAAAGCCTCATTTACACAAGAGAGTTAACGAACATGAGCTTACTTATATCAATCAGGATCAGGATGATCTTCCTAATGAAGACACTTCAGTTCCGGAAAAAGTATTCACGTTCAGAGAATGTTTCAGCTACAGACAGACTTGGGCTTTTGCATTCGGGAAATTCATGACAGACGGTGTTTGGTGGTTCTTTTTATTCTGGACTCCGGCATATTTAAGTTCTGTGTATGGAATGGATTCTACACAAAGTGCATTGCCGTTATTTGTATTGTATATGATTACTTTACTGTCAATTATCGGAGGATGGCTTCCAAAATATTTTGTTGAAAAGAAAGGAATGAATGCGTATAATGGAAGAATGAAAGCGATGTTAATTTTCGCATTTTTCCCTTTGTTAGCGCTTTTAGCACAACCTTTAGGTTCAGCAACATATTGGATTCCGGTATTAATTATCGGTGTTGCAGGAGCAGCGCACCAAGCTTGGTCGGCAAATATTTTCTCTACAGTCGGCGATATGTTCCCGAAAAAAGCCATCGCAACCATCACAGGAATTGGTGGAATGGCAGGCGGAATCGGTTCATTCATCATTAATAAATCTTCAGGATTATTGTTCGATCATGCACATAAAGCTTGGTCAACCGTTGATGGAGTACCTTTATTGGAAAAATATCCTCAATATATCAATGAAAGATTACCTGATGGATTCTTCGAACAATTAGAAAAATCAGGCGCAGTTGTTTCAGATGGAATTGATAAAGGATACATGATTATTTTCTCAGTTTGTGCAGTTGCTTATCTAATCGCATGGACAGTTATGAAAATGTTGGTTCCTAAGTATAAAGTGATCAGTAAATAGAAATAAAATTTAAATCATTAAGTAGAATTAAGAAGTTAAGAATCAGCAGGCAAATTGAAGTGCAAGCTTAAGAAATTTATTTCTCTTAAATAACCTTAACTCCTTAATAAATCTTAATGGTTCAAATAAAAACTTTGAGTTCTTAGCTAAGTGAAATCGAAGATTCGACCTAGTCAAACGCCTTTGCGAACTTAAAAATATACATCAAGCATTAAAAAAATCTTTGCGGACTTTGCGTTAAAAAAGCATTCAGCTTGGAGATTAAAAAGAATTAAAAACATCATTTAATTCAAATTAGAAAAATGGAAAATCAGACAAAACAAAAATTAAACCGCCAAAACAGCGGAATAGATACAAAACTTCCTATTAAAATAGTTCAATTCGGTGGAGGAAACTTCATGCGCGGATTTACAGACTATGTAATTGATAAATTAAATAAAGAGGCAGATTTCAATGCAGGAATTGTCAACATTCAGCCTACACCAAATGGTTCGGTTCACAAGCTTGAAGAACAGGGGAATTTGTACACTTTATTTTCAAGAGGAATTAAAAAAGGAGAAATCATCGATGAAAAATGCGTGATTTCATCGATTCAAAAGTCGATTAATCCTTATGCAGATTACAACAGTTTTTTAGAATTAGCGAAAGAAGAAGAGCTTGAATTTGTATTTTCTAATACGACCGAAACAGGAATCGCTTATGATGAAACAGAAACTTCTTACGAAGGTCCGCATAAAAATTTCCCTGCGAAAGTAGCGGTTTTACTGCACGAAAGATACAAGCATTTCAATGGAGCAGCAGACAAAGGATTAAGAATTATTCCTTGCGAACTGATCGAAGAAAATGCAATTGTTTTAAAAGGAATTATCTTAAAATATGCCCAACTTTGGAATTTAGAAGAGGGTTTTGCGCAATGGATTGAACAAAGCAATCATTTCCACAATACGTTGGTAGACAGAATCGTTCCGGGATATCCGAAAGATGATGCGGCAACTTATGAAGACCAGTTGGATTATGAAGATCCGATGATGGTGGTTTCTGAAACATTCCTTTTATGGGTGATTCAGGGAGGTGAAGATTTAAAACAGAGAATTCCTTTCAACAAAATCAATGAACAGATTTTGGTCGTAGATGATATTCAACCGTACCGTTTAAGAAAAGTAAGAATTCTCAATGGCGGACACACATTGATGTTGGCTCCGGCAATTTTAGCAGGAAAAGAAATCGTAAAAGAAGCAATCGACGACCAGTTTATCGGAACTTTTTTAAGCGAATCTATTTTTAATGAAGTGAATCAAACTTTAGGTTTAGATGAAACTGAGTTGAAAGAATTTGCGGAAGAAGTGTCTGACAGATTCAGAAATCCTTTCATCAAGCATCATTTGGCGAGTATTGCTTTATATTTTGTTTCTAAATTTAAAGTAAGAGTGGTTCCGAGTTTGTTGACTTATGTTGAAAGAAATAACAAACTTCCGTTGAACTTAACGTTCTCTCTGGCAAGTTTAATCAGATTCTATCAGGGAAGTTTTGGTGAAAAGTCTCTTCCTCTGAATGACGAAGAAGCAATCATAAACAGATTCAAGGAAATCTGGAAAAACGAAGATTACGAAGTAGTTTCAGAACTTTCGTTGAGCGAAAAACTGTTCTGGGATACCGACCTTACACAAGTTGAAGGTCTGAAAACTGCAGTAGCAAAAGCATTGTACGAAATCGACCACAATGACATGGAAACTGCGTACAAAAACTTTATTCAATTTTATTCTTAAAAATCATGCAAAAGAAAGTACTGAAAGTAAATCCCAAAGACAACGTTATTGTAGCGTTGATGGATTTGCCTGCCGGAGAATCGGTGCATCTAGACGGTACAGATTATACGATTCTTAAAGATATTAAAGCAAAACATAAATTCGCTGCCGTAGATTTTGAGGATGGCGACCATATTTTGATGTATGGCGTAATCGTTGGAAAAGCCAACCAATCAATCAGACAGGGCGAAGTCATTACCACCGAAAACGTAAAGCACCAAAGTGCAAAAGTGATTGGTAAAACAGAAACTCTGGGCTGGAATCCACCCAATGTAGACAAATGGAAAGACCGTACTTTCAACGGATATCACCGTGAAGACGGACAAGTAGGAACAGAAAACGTTTGGTTATTTTTCCCATTGGTATTCTGTGAAAACAAAAATATTGAAACACTAAAAGATATTTTTGAAAAAGAATTACTTCATGACAAAGCCAGCAAACATCAATTGTTATTAAGATCATTATTAAATGGCGGAGCGACTGATATTGTTGAGGAAGAAAAAGAAGATGATACAAGAATATTTAAAAATATCGATGTAAGATTCATCACACATCAAGGTGGTTGTGGCGGAATTCGTCAGGATGCTGAAGCATTGGGAAGACTGTTCGCAGGATATGTCAACAACCCGAATGTTGCAGGAGCTACGGTTCTCAGTTTAGGTTGTCAAAATCTTCAGGTGCAGATTTTTATGGATGAACTGCACGCTTTAGCTCCGAATAATAAAAAACCAATCGTCGTTTACGAGCAACAAAAATCAGGAACTATCGATGAAATGCTGACTGGCGTTATCAAAGATTCATACGAAGGCATTAAACAAGCTAATAATATCGAAAGAAAACCAGCCTCCATCACCAAACTGAACATCGGTTTGGAATGTGGTGGTTCAGACGGTTTTTCGGGAATTTCTGCAAACCCTGTTTTGGGCGAAGTTTCTGATATTATGGCAGCAGTTGGCGGAACAACGATGCTTGCAGAATTTCCTGAATTGTGTGGAGTAGAGCAAGAATTGGTCAACCGTTGCATCAACGATGAAGACGGTGTAAAGTTCCTGAAACTGATGAAAGATTTTGAAGCCTCTGTGGTTGCAGCAGGATCAGGTTTTGATATGAATCCATCTCCCGGAAACATCAAAGACGGTTTAATTACCGATGCAATGAAATCTGCAGGAGCTGCAAAAAAAGGTGGAGCTGCACCAATTGTAGAAGTTCTCGACTTTACAGAATATGCTACAAAACCGGGATTAAACCTTTTGTGTACACCAGGAAATGATGCCGAATGTACAACCGCTTTAGTCGGTTCAGGTGCAACAGTAGTTCTTTTCACAACAGGTCTTGGAACACCGATGGGAAATCCTATTTCTCCGGTAGTAAAGATCTCTTCAAACACTGTTTTGGCTGAAAAAATGTCAGATATTATCGATTTTAATGCAGGAACGGTGATTAGCGGAGATAAAACAATTCCCGAAGCTGCAGACGAACTTCTGGAACTCATCATCAACGTAGCCAGCGGTGAAGTAAAAACCAAAGCGGACGTTCTTAATCAGAATGATTTCATTCCATGGAGACGAGGTGTCTCTCTGTAATGGGTTAATTATATTAAATATTAGGGTTGAAAATGCTTTCTACATCGTGTAGAGAGCATTTTCTTTTTTTTGGTTTATTTATAGTTTTTTTAAACACTAATGACACAAATGTTTTCACGAATAAGCAGAATGATGGTATCAACAGAAACGGGCTTTAGCCCGTTTTTCTGTGAAGTATGAGAATTGGCTTCAGCCTAAATTTATAGAAGTTAAAAAAAATTGTTATTGAAAAGATGATTTTTAAATTCTTGAAAAGTGAAATTTTAAAGGTGCGGTATTATATTTTTCAAGAAATTGAATCTCATCCCTTTTTATCATTGGATCTTTAGCGGCTGGAAGGTTTTTATATTTTGGCTCCTCCTAAAATTTCAAGTTCTTGCCCTTTTGTTGGTTGTCCGTCTAATATTGGCATTGCAGACATTATTAATTCTCTTACTTCTTCAACTTTTAATGAGTTGTCGTGGTCTTCTTTGCTATCCCAAATTTCTGTAACGTAAACAGCATTTGTATCATTTTCGTCCTTACTGATAGCATATAATTTACAGCCTTTTGCAGTTGATACCAATTCAGATGCTTTCAATAAGATATTTGCAAGTTCATTTCTTTGTCCTGCTTTTGCTGTTAATTTTCCGTGAAGTAAATATTGGTTTGCCATGTTAATTTGTGGTTAATTTTAAAGTTTTATTTGTAGTTTTCTAATTGCTTGTTGTTGCGGTTACTCTTAGTTTGGTTTTGAAGTACGAAAGTTGAAACTTGCACAAATACACAATCGAAGCCGTTCAGTTCCGTATTTTGCAAAACCTATGTTAGCTGCCGTTCTTATTTGAACGATATCAAGTTTCAATATTTATTGAATTGGATATAAGAATTTTTTGCTTATTGTTTACTCTATATTTATAATAAACTTTAACATTATAATTTGCATTTTTTTGTAATTCAATATAATTGAAAAATCTAGTCCCTATTTTATGATAATTTTCATAATTATAAGATGCTGTATATTGTTCTAATGGAAGTTTAAAAGTATTATTGGAAAAAGATTCAATATTTTGATAAGCATTGGTATATTCAAAAACTTCATTTGAAATTGAATAGAAATTTAATTTTGGTTTTTTCTTATAGTATTGGATCAATATATAAAATTTATTTTCATTAAACTTATTTAATTCTTCTGTTTTTTCATAATCTTCATAAAGATAGAAGTCATAATTGTGTTTAAATTCGTTTTCCCAGAAAAATTCTGAATTTAAATTAAAGTTTTTAATTGTGATTTCTAAGTAATCATTTTTTAAGTTTTTTATGAAAATATCTGCTTTTTCTTGAGAATATGATGTAATGCTGGTGAATAAAAATAAAAAATATTTCATTTGTCGAGAGTTTTTGTGAAATTTCAGATAACGGTTTACGGTTTGGCGACGTGACGGCAATCGAAGTGCAAATGTTGACCTTTGCTGTTTCGCCCAACTATTACAAACCCTTGTTAGCGGTAGTTTTTATTCAAATTTAATTTTATGTTCTTGCTCAAAATAACTCACTTTGTCCATAATATTTTTTGCTATTTGGTCTTTAGAAGATTTTGTAATATCTACTATTTCTTTAAGCAGGTTGTAATAATTTCCACCTATTGCTATTTGCTCATAAGCAAACTTTGTTGCAAATAAATATCTGTCAATCCAATCTTCTGTAAATTGGTCTATAGAATCCTCATCATATTTTTTTACTTTAATTCGATAATCATAGTCTCCAATAAATTCAATTTCTTTCTCATTTATTGTGTCTATTGATATTGTTTTGTCCAAAAAATATTCTTTGATCTTCAAGCATTCTTTGTTTGCATCATTAGAGTTTTCCATCCATAAAATCAATGATACATTGATGTAATCATATTGATTTTCTATGGTATTTCGTAAACTATATTTATCTGCTTGTCTAAAAAAGAGAAAAATGTTTTGTCCACCAATTACATTAGCTGATTTTAAGTAGAATAATTTGTTACAGTTATTTAAAATTTTCATTTCGTTTAAGTTCAATAAATGATTTGTCGCCTTTTAGCAGA is a genomic window of Chryseobacterium scophthalmum containing:
- a CDS encoding putative quinol monooxygenase; its protein translation is MANQYLLHGKLTAKAGQRNELANILLKASELVSTAKGCKLYAISKDENDTNAVYVTEIWDSKEDHDNSLKVEEVRELIMSAMPILDGQPTKGQELEILGGAKI
- a CDS encoding sugar kinase yields the protein MGKILTFGEIIMRLSPPGNKTMRQSHEMEFFFGGTELNVASSLATMGCEVTHISNVSDDFVGESALSFIKSFGINTSFINKNEHPLGLYFLEVGSSVRASRIAYNRLNGSFANIKPEQVDWKKALEGCKYFHWTGISPGISEGAYETLKEGLLTALEMGIEVTTDPAYRSNLWKYGKNGNEVLKELVSYSTIFIGGVNEINEILATQFSSDQQGFMEACEELKKQCPSIHKIFDKIRIGVTASSQQTQGRALVNGNYFETELLEVNPVVDRIGTGDAFAAGLIYGLLNFDDEKALKFANAACAIKHTILGDINYCSAENIEEVMNGNSGGRIKR
- the uxaC gene encoding glucuronate isomerase; translated protein: MKSFITDNFLLQNKYAEELYFNFAEKQPIIDYHNHLIPKDIAEDTVFENISKVWIAGDHYKWRAMRTMGVNEKFITGDASDKEKFEAWAKTVPYTLRNPLYHWTHLELKRYFGIDELLNENNASEIYENITSQLQTPEKSTRGLLKMMNVESLCTTEDPTDILNYHQDLAKSDFSIKVSTAFRPDKAILIENHNFADYISKLGESAGIEINSYQTLCDALTKRIEYFHENGCRLCDHGLNNISFEEASDAEISAIFNDKISGKVIAEKQVNQFKTAILLFLGETYHKFGWVQQFHLGALRNNNERMHRILGPDTGWDSIGDFVQAETLSKLLNTLDGKDKLTKTILYNLNPADNEIFATMIGNFNDGSIKGKVQFGSGWWFLDQKDGMIKQINALSNMGLISCFVGMLTDSRSFLSFPRHEYFRRVLCNLFGEEMKNGELPDDMELIGKTISDICYHNAKNYFDF
- a CDS encoding UxaA family hydrolase; protein product: MQKKVLKVNPKDNVIVALMDLPAGESVHLDGTDYTILKDIKAKHKFAAVDFEDGDHILMYGVIVGKANQSIRQGEVITTENVKHQSAKVIGKTETLGWNPPNVDKWKDRTFNGYHREDGQVGTENVWLFFPLVFCENKNIETLKDIFEKELLHDKASKHQLLLRSLLNGGATDIVEEEKEDDTRIFKNIDVRFITHQGGCGGIRQDAEALGRLFAGYVNNPNVAGATVLSLGCQNLQVQIFMDELHALAPNNKKPIVVYEQQKSGTIDEMLTGVIKDSYEGIKQANNIERKPASITKLNIGLECGGSDGFSGISANPVLGEVSDIMAAVGGTTMLAEFPELCGVEQELVNRCINDEDGVKFLKLMKDFEASVVAAGSGFDMNPSPGNIKDGLITDAMKSAGAAKKGGAAPIVEVLDFTEYATKPGLNLLCTPGNDAECTTALVGSGATVVLFTTGLGTPMGNPISPVVKISSNTVLAEKMSDIIDFNAGTVISGDKTIPEAADELLELIINVASGEVKTKADVLNQNDFIPWRRGVSL
- a CDS encoding MFS transporter yields the protein MSSVKSLKPTQYRWTICLLLFLATTINYLDRQVLSLTWKDFIAPEFHWNNNDYGNITALFSIFYAVGMLFAGKFVDWMDTKKGFLWAIGVWSIGAVLHAFCGIATSGILTGSWFVGFYESKEIIGNVGSVSAVISTSVTLFIFARFVLAIGEAGNFPAAIKTTAEYFPKKDRAFSTSIWNAGATVGALAAPVTIPFIAKSMGWEWAFIIIGALGFVWMGLWVFVYKKPHLHKRVNEHELTYINQDQDDLPNEDTSVPEKVFTFRECFSYRQTWAFAFGKFMTDGVWWFFLFWTPAYLSSVYGMDSTQSALPLFVLYMITLLSIIGGWLPKYFVEKKGMNAYNGRMKAMLIFAFFPLLALLAQPLGSATYWIPVLIIGVAGAAHQAWSANIFSTVGDMFPKKAIATITGIGGMAGGIGSFIINKSSGLLFDHAHKAWSTVDGVPLLEKYPQYINERLPDGFFEQLEKSGAVVSDGIDKGYMIIFSVCAVAYLIAWTVMKMLVPKYKVISK
- a CDS encoding beta/alpha barrel domain-containing protein, encoding MTKIQLVTNTIINQGALPLYYNADETVTLEILRSLYKAGIRAVEYTSRGEAALSNFTKMVEVRNAEMPEMLLGIGTIKNVKQAEEYYKAGADFFISPGFVAEVAAFLIPKVLLYSPGCMTPTEIIAAETAGVTFIKLFPGNALGAGFMSAIKDVFPNLKFMPTGGVDTTKESIETWFKAGVSAVGMGSKLVSKELMLAKDYATIESETKKVLDIIQTLK
- a CDS encoding tagaturonate reductase, yielding MENQTKQKLNRQNSGIDTKLPIKIVQFGGGNFMRGFTDYVIDKLNKEADFNAGIVNIQPTPNGSVHKLEEQGNLYTLFSRGIKKGEIIDEKCVISSIQKSINPYADYNSFLELAKEEELEFVFSNTTETGIAYDETETSYEGPHKNFPAKVAVLLHERYKHFNGAADKGLRIIPCELIEENAIVLKGIILKYAQLWNLEEGFAQWIEQSNHFHNTLVDRIVPGYPKDDAATYEDQLDYEDPMMVVSETFLLWVIQGGEDLKQRIPFNKINEQILVVDDIQPYRLRKVRILNGGHTLMLAPAILAGKEIVKEAIDDQFIGTFLSESIFNEVNQTLGLDETELKEFAEEVSDRFRNPFIKHHLASIALYFVSKFKVRVVPSLLTYVERNNKLPLNLTFSLASLIRFYQGSFGEKSLPLNDEEAIINRFKEIWKNEDYEVVSELSLSEKLFWDTDLTQVEGLKTAVAKALYEIDHNDMETAYKNFIQFYS